The Oncorhynchus tshawytscha isolate Ot180627B linkage group LG05, Otsh_v2.0, whole genome shotgun sequence genome includes a window with the following:
- the LOC112238690 gene encoding sushi, nidogen and EGF-like domain-containing protein 1, producing MAVRNTGQEQIHSVPQHLAFTTLPMEERRGGRTRERPSVGGTPVSHTLAPSEPHDQGVTGGREHSEEMPRYTELIDGRGRITAKFTSLPRKVIRHRTKPELPIQFQKMEETTNQIGLALERKEEEEGPESSRDCQSLPCLNGGTCEKGSDSYICNCAAGFKGRQCELFCQRVPHPCTRLYSETKSMPVWVGEVCHYL from the exons ATGGCTGTTAGGAACACAGGACAGGAACAGATTCACAGTGTACCACAACACCTGGCCTTCACCACAT TACCGATGGAGGAGCGACGGGgagggaggacgagggagagacCGTCTGTCGGGGGAACCCCTGTGAGTCATACTCTAGCTCCGTCTGAACCTCACGACCAGGGGGtgactggagggagagagcactCTGAAGAGATGCccag ATACACAGAACTGATTGATGGAAGGGGGAGGATAACAGCTAAGTTCACGAGCCTGCCCAGAAAGGTCATCAGACACCGCACTA AGCCTGAGCTTCCTATTCAGTTCcagaagatggaggagacaaCTAATCAAATCGGCCTTGCactagagaggaaggaggaagaggaggggcctG AGTCGTCCCGGGACTGCCAGAGCCTGCCCTGCCTGAACGGGGGTACGTGTGAGAAGGGGAGCGACTCATACATCTGCAATTGCGCAGCTGGGTTCAAGGGCAGGCAGTGTGAGCTGT TCTGCCAACGAGTGCCCCACCCGTGTACCCGCCTCTACTCTGAAACAAAGAGCATGCCCGTCTGGGTGGGTGAAGTCTGCCATTACCTGTGA